Proteins from one Falco cherrug isolate bFalChe1 chromosome 7, bFalChe1.pri, whole genome shotgun sequence genomic window:
- the VASH1 gene encoding tubulinyl-Tyr carboxypeptidase 1 → MPMPGGGGAAAAARHPPAGEAAAPRDEEQQEEEGEEDLRDGGVPFFVNRGGLPVDEPTWERMWRHVGRIHPEGDRVAQRIRGAADLPKIAIPSVPAFQPSTPIPERLEAVQRYIRELQYNHTGTQFFEIKKSRPLTGLMDLAKEMTKEALPIKCLEAVILGIYLTNNMTTLDRFPISFKTHFSGNYFRHIVLGVNFGGRYGALGISRREELMYKAPVFRTLSELIFDFEEAYRRCWHTLKKVKLGHCVSHDPHSVEQIEWKHSILDLDKLTREDFRKELERHARDMRLKIGKGTGPPSPTKDRKKDVSSPQRGQASPHRRNSRGDRRPSGEKKPADSKAMPDLNGYQIRV, encoded by the exons ATGCCGatgccggggggcggcggggccgcggccgccgccagGCACCCCCCGGCCGGCGAGGCGGCGGCACCGCGGGAcgaggagcagcaggaggaagagggcGAGGAGGATCTCCGCGACGGCGGCGTCCCCTTCTTCGTCAACCGCGGCGGGCTGCCGGTGGACGAGCCCACCTGGGAGCGGATGTGGCGGCATGTGGGCAGGATCCACCCCGAGGGGGACCGGGTGGCGCAGAGGATCCGGGGCGCCGCCGACCTGCCCAAG ATTGCCATACCAAGTGTGCCTGCGTTCCAGCCGTCCACCCCCATCCCTGAGCGCCTGGAAGCTGTACAGCGCTACATCAGGGAGCTTCA GTACAATCACACTGGGACACAATTCTTTGAGATTAAGAAGAGCAGACCTCTGACTGG GCTGATGGATCTGGCCAAAGAAATGACCAAAGAGGCCCTGCCAATTAAATGCCTGGAAGCTGTGATCCTGGGAAT TTACCTCACCAACAACATGACCACGCTGGACCGTTTCCCCATCAGCTTCAAAACCCACTTCTCAGGGAACTACTTCCGACACATTGTGCTGGGGGTGAACTTTGGAGGCCGCTATGGGGCACTGGGCATCAGCCGACGTGAGGAGCTCATGTACAAAGCACCCGTCTTCCGCACACTGAGTGAACTCATCTTTGACTTTGAGGAGGCATATCGCCGCTGCTGGCACACTCTCAAAAAGGTGAAGCTGGGCCACTGTGTGTCCCATGACCCACACAGTGTGGAGCAGATCGAGTGGAAGCACTCCATCCTGGATCTAGACAAGCTAACCCGGGAGGACTTCCGCAAAGAGCTTGAGAGACATGCCCGTGATATGCGGCTGAAG ATTGGCAAAGGAACTGGGCCACCATCTCCCACcaaggacagaaagaaagatgtCTCCTCCCCACAGAGAGGTCAGGCCAGCCCCCATCGGCGCAACAGCCGCGGAGACCGACG GCCATCTGGTGAGAAGAAGCCTGCCGATTCCAAAGCCATGCCAGACCTCAATGGGTACCAGATCCGGGTGTGA